Proteins encoded in a region of the Esox lucius isolate fEsoLuc1 chromosome 9, fEsoLuc1.pri, whole genome shotgun sequence genome:
- the rnaseh2a gene encoding ribonuclease H2 subunit A, with amino-acid sequence MDLSEFEADNSVSCRLASAIPDVCKTQDCCLGIDEAGRGPVLGPMVYGICFCPVSKKEDLKNLKLADSKTLTEEQREDLFLKLDEAKSFVGWALQILSPNTISTSMLQRSKYNLNALSHDAAIGLVQFVLDSGVQLKELFVDTVGPAAKYQEKLSQRFPGVEVTVCPKADSLFPIVSAASICAKVARDHAVKSWTFPEDMGELDTNYGSGYPNDPKTKAWLLKYLDPVFGYPQFVRFSWSTAQTLLDSKAVPVHWDDDEEDGEKAAARQNNTSMLSYFKASAQQSDSRTPHRFFTERRLQSLHTL; translated from the exons ATGGATCTCAGTGAGTTTGAGGCAGACAATTCGGTGAGCTGTCGACTGGCCTCTGCAATACCTGATGTCTGCAAGACCCAGGACTGTTGTTTGGGTATCGATGAAGCCGGCAGGGGGCCTGTACTGG GACCCATGGTCTATGGAATATGTTTCTGTCCCGTCTCCAAAAAGGAAGATCTGAAAAACTTGAAATTGGCGG ACTCAAAGACATTGACCgaagagcagagagaggacCTCTTCCTCAAGCTGGATGAGGCCAAGAGCTTTGTGGGTTGGGCTCTTCAGATCCTCTCACCCAACACCATCTCCACCAGCATGCTGCAGAG GTCTAAATACAACCTGAACGCTCTCTCTCACGATGCAGCAATTGGCCTGGTGCAGTTTGTTCTGGACAGCGGTGTGCAGCTCAAAGAG TTGTTTGTGGACACGGTGGGCCCGGCAGCGAAGTACCAAGAAAAGCTGTCCCAGCGATTCCCCGGGGTGGAGGTGACTGTTTGCCCCAAGGCTGATTCCCTCTTCCCCATTGTCAGCGCTGCCAGTATCTGTGccaag GTGGCTAGAGATCACGCCGTTAAGAGCTGGACGTTTCCAGAAGACATGGGAGAACTGGATACAAACTATGGCTCTGGCTACCCCAATG ACCCGAAGACGAAGGCATGGTTGTTGAAGTACCTGGACCCAGTGTTTGGCTACCCACAGTTTGTCCGGTTCAGTTGGAGCACCGCACAAACCCTCCTGGACAGCAAGGCGGTTCCTGTACACtg ggaCGATGATGAAGAGGACGGGGAGAAGGCGGCAGCCCGTCAAAACAACACCTCCATGCTGTCCTACTTCAAGGCCTCGGCCCAGCAGAGCGACTCGCGGACACCACACCGCTTCTTCACCGAGAGACGACTACAGAGCCTGCACACACTCTGA